From Gimesia chilikensis, the proteins below share one genomic window:
- a CDS encoding ATP-dependent helicase translates to MSEIPQHIEDLFAQLNPQQRAAACHDTGSLLIIAGAGTGKTTTLSHRVAWLISQGIDPSRILLLTFSRRAANEMVRRVDALLRAMGDSREHAASARSRSIWGGTFHSTAARLLRRYGQSIGLPDDFTIIDRSDAEDLMSSLRSELELGNNVAKFPRKGTLVEIYSRSVNTCLKLEPVLERYYPWCLEHVDALKQLFQAFVDRKEQQNILDYDDLLLFWHALSSDPAGGKLLRGQFEAVLVDEYQDTNVLQSGILKNLCPDGAGLTVVGDDAQSIYSFRAATVRNILDFPEEYPGTTVVTLEENYRSTQPILAATNQIIDEAHERYEKKLWSSKIAGEPPILVDCSDNNEQADFVVTQVLEHLEAGIPLNQQAVLFRASHHSLALEVELARRNIAYHKYGGLKFIETAHVKDLMAYLRLAENPRDAVSGLRVLTLLPGIGQKKAQQLLNLLAESGFRFDAWSEFKPPAATVEHWPLFIRLMKNLSSPQSEKKGISSEVHQVRTFYSPLLDQQYDNGPARQRDLEQLEQVASRFSSRMSFLEEITLDPPSSTQDIANDSSKTDDDFLVLSTIHSSKGLEWDAVYVLQAADGSIPSEMSLESNDEIDEERRLFYVALTRAKNWLYVCFPHRQYFQNRRWNQAHSYAQLTRFISSKTLPLFQRRPAFNAEDLDTPEEAQIETTAEDIRKNIRNMWSN, encoded by the coding sequence ATGTCAGAGATTCCGCAACACATTGAAGACCTGTTCGCGCAGCTGAACCCCCAGCAACGGGCGGCGGCCTGTCACGATACCGGTTCGCTGTTGATCATCGCCGGTGCGGGAACGGGAAAGACGACCACGCTTTCACACCGGGTGGCCTGGCTGATTTCACAGGGCATCGATCCGAGCCGGATTCTGTTGCTGACCTTCTCCCGCAGAGCCGCGAATGAGATGGTCCGCCGCGTCGATGCATTGTTGCGGGCGATGGGCGACAGTCGCGAACACGCCGCCTCTGCCCGGTCGCGGAGCATCTGGGGAGGCACATTCCACTCCACGGCGGCGCGTCTGTTGAGACGCTATGGTCAGTCGATTGGTCTGCCGGATGATTTTACGATCATCGATCGCAGCGACGCCGAAGATCTGATGAGCTCTCTACGGAGTGAACTCGAACTGGGGAACAACGTGGCCAAGTTTCCCCGCAAAGGGACGCTGGTCGAAATCTACAGCCGCAGTGTGAATACCTGCCTCAAGCTGGAGCCGGTACTCGAACGGTATTACCCCTGGTGCCTGGAGCATGTGGACGCTCTCAAGCAGCTGTTTCAGGCGTTCGTCGATCGTAAGGAGCAGCAGAACATACTCGACTATGACGATCTGCTGCTGTTCTGGCACGCGCTCTCTTCTGATCCCGCGGGGGGCAAACTGCTGCGAGGTCAGTTCGAAGCGGTACTGGTCGACGAGTACCAGGACACGAACGTATTGCAGTCGGGTATCCTGAAAAATCTCTGTCCCGATGGAGCAGGTCTGACGGTCGTGGGCGACGATGCCCAGTCGATCTATTCCTTCCGGGCGGCGACGGTGCGGAACATCCTCGATTTCCCGGAAGAGTATCCGGGGACGACGGTGGTCACGCTGGAAGAGAACTACCGCAGCACGCAGCCGATTCTGGCGGCGACGAATCAGATCATCGACGAAGCGCATGAGCGTTACGAGAAGAAACTCTGGTCGTCGAAGATTGCCGGCGAGCCACCGATTCTGGTGGACTGCAGCGACAATAACGAGCAGGCCGACTTCGTGGTGACGCAGGTACTCGAACACCTGGAGGCGGGCATTCCCCTGAATCAACAGGCGGTGCTGTTCCGGGCTTCGCATCACAGTCTTGCGCTGGAAGTCGAACTGGCGCGGCGGAACATTGCCTATCATAAGTACGGCGGATTGAAGTTCATTGAAACGGCACACGTCAAAGACCTGATGGCGTACCTGCGACTGGCGGAGAACCCCCGCGATGCGGTTTCCGGTCTGCGCGTGCTGACATTGCTGCCGGGCATCGGTCAGAAGAAAGCACAGCAGCTGCTCAACCTGCTGGCGGAATCCGGGTTCCGCTTTGATGCCTGGTCGGAATTCAAACCACCGGCGGCGACGGTCGAGCACTGGCCCTTATTTATTCGGCTGATGAAGAACCTGTCATCGCCGCAGTCCGAGAAAAAAGGGATCTCGTCTGAAGTTCACCAGGTGCGGACGTTTTACAGTCCCCTGCTCGATCAGCAGTACGACAACGGGCCAGCCCGTCAGCGCGATCTGGAACAACTGGAGCAGGTGGCCAGCCGGTTCAGCAGCCGGATGAGTTTCCTGGAAGAGATCACGCTCGACCCACCCAGTTCGACACAGGACATCGCCAACGACAGCAGTAAGACGGACGACGACTTCCTGGTACTGAGTACGATTCATTCCTCGAAAGGACTTGAGTGGGACGCGGTCTATGTATTGCAGGCAGCGGACGGCAGCATTCCTTCCGAGATGTCGCTGGAGAGCAATGATGAGATCGACGAGGAACGCCGGCTGTTCTACGTGGCGCTCACGCGGGCGAAGAACTGGCTCTATGTCTGCTTCCCGCATCGTCAGTATTTTCAGAACCGGCGCTGGAACCAGGCACACAGTTACGCGCAGCTGACGCGGTTCATTTCTTCGAAGACGCTTCCCCTGTTTCAGCGGCGGCCTGCGTTTAACGCTGAGGATCTGGATACGCCCGAAGAGGCGCAGATCGAAACGACGGCCGAGGACATTCGTAAGAACATCCGTAATATGTGGTCCAACTGA
- a CDS encoding family 16 glycoside hydrolase, with protein MFSFRFCLLTILSISLFSSANLVSAAEKSDSEATRLVNVLNSDASTYDKAMACRRLAAIGDAKSVPAIAKYLGDEKLATYARSALENIPADAADQALEAALKSVKGDQLVGVINSLAKRRDKGATAELAKLLANDNPKVAIAAAHALGAIGTSDAAAALKQSLGTDRGAVKQEVAFALLMCARSLADKNKGQAVELTEVVLQADLPENVNLAATQRAIVLLGKDGFDLLAKTLKADDLARFRAGLQAARKVGPEASTTLVAVYPELSDERKGLVIAALSQSKNAGALPLIQQALKSESEALQLQAVLSLGELVSVLKADEQLQVLGALFGKLKQNPSALTEATADTIGKMNGSQTADNVQSAIEESTRKLVESEALSQQLAGLQLAGDCRLSSLTPAVYQLVGHSNPEVKQAAIQALGGTTSSDDLPKLITLAVKNPGDAAISDALKAACARLPLEETAQTLAQAMEGASIEQQQLILNQLAAIGGETALKTMVAAARSNEDALQNTATDLLGKWVTIDVAPPLLDLAQSLENRKYQIRALRGYIRVARQLNMTPAERLEVCRNTLANAERNDEKKLVFEVLRRYPTPEAVNFTINLLKEKDLNVAASATIVSWAERGTPIENTLLRDALQQVITTTDNAGLKQRAEQQLERISAQAAQEEQALGFQPLYDGKTFNGWHGNEEIFRIEDGEIVAGSLTEKVKQNEFLRSDKEYEDFELILEFKLLGEKTNAGVQIRTAEIPDDHEVSGFQADLGTGYWGCLYDESRRRKILAGPPKEIRDLPVRMNDWNTYRIRCQGPRIQLWINGVQTVDYVEQDPQIPLKGIIALQIHGNLVNQVHYRNVRLREL; from the coding sequence ATGTTCTCGTTCAGATTCTGTCTGCTCACAATTCTTTCTATCAGTCTGTTCTCTTCAGCCAACCTGGTGTCCGCCGCGGAGAAATCCGATTCGGAAGCAACCCGGCTGGTCAACGTTCTTAATTCCGATGCTTCCACTTACGACAAAGCGATGGCCTGTCGTCGGCTGGCGGCGATTGGCGATGCGAAGTCCGTGCCTGCGATTGCTAAATATCTCGGTGATGAAAAACTGGCGACCTACGCCCGTTCGGCTCTGGAGAATATCCCGGCTGACGCCGCCGATCAGGCTCTGGAAGCGGCTCTCAAGTCGGTCAAAGGGGACCAGCTGGTGGGGGTGATCAACTCGCTGGCGAAACGGAGAGACAAAGGGGCGACCGCTGAACTGGCGAAACTGCTGGCGAATGATAATCCGAAAGTCGCGATTGCAGCAGCGCATGCCCTGGGGGCGATTGGTACAAGCGATGCGGCGGCTGCGTTGAAACAATCGCTGGGAACCGACCGGGGTGCGGTGAAGCAGGAGGTCGCGTTTGCCCTGTTGATGTGTGCCCGTTCGCTGGCCGACAAAAACAAAGGACAGGCAGTCGAGCTGACGGAAGTGGTGTTGCAGGCGGATCTGCCGGAGAACGTCAACCTGGCGGCGACGCAGCGGGCGATTGTGCTGCTGGGTAAGGATGGATTCGACCTGTTAGCGAAAACACTCAAAGCCGACGACCTGGCGCGATTCCGGGCTGGTCTGCAGGCAGCACGTAAGGTGGGACCGGAAGCGTCGACGACGTTAGTGGCCGTCTATCCGGAGCTGTCTGACGAGCGGAAGGGGCTCGTGATTGCCGCGCTGAGTCAGTCTAAAAATGCGGGTGCTCTGCCTTTGATTCAGCAGGCACTGAAAAGTGAGAGTGAAGCCTTACAACTACAGGCGGTTCTCTCGCTGGGTGAGCTGGTGTCTGTGTTGAAAGCTGACGAACAGCTGCAGGTGCTCGGAGCTTTGTTTGGAAAGCTCAAGCAGAATCCATCTGCTCTGACCGAGGCGACTGCAGATACGATTGGAAAAATGAACGGCAGTCAAACTGCTGACAACGTGCAGTCCGCGATTGAAGAGAGTACCCGGAAGCTGGTCGAGAGTGAGGCACTCTCTCAGCAACTGGCGGGACTACAGCTGGCCGGTGATTGTCGGCTGAGTTCGTTGACTCCCGCTGTCTATCAGCTGGTGGGTCACTCGAATCCGGAAGTCAAACAGGCCGCCATCCAGGCACTGGGTGGTACGACGTCTTCAGACGATCTGCCGAAACTGATCACATTGGCGGTGAAGAACCCCGGTGATGCTGCGATCAGCGATGCCCTTAAAGCGGCTTGTGCCCGGCTGCCACTCGAAGAGACGGCCCAGACCCTGGCACAGGCGATGGAGGGAGCATCGATTGAACAACAGCAGCTGATCCTGAATCAGCTGGCGGCCATCGGCGGCGAGACCGCTTTGAAAACCATGGTGGCGGCAGCTCGTTCGAATGAAGATGCCTTACAGAACACAGCGACCGACCTGCTGGGCAAATGGGTGACGATTGATGTCGCACCGCCGCTGCTCGATCTGGCGCAGTCACTGGAGAATCGCAAGTATCAGATCCGTGCGCTGCGGGGATACATCCGCGTGGCCCGGCAGCTGAATATGACGCCGGCTGAACGGCTGGAAGTCTGTCGTAATACGCTCGCGAATGCGGAGCGGAACGATGAGAAGAAGCTCGTGTTTGAAGTGCTGCGGCGTTATCCGACTCCCGAAGCGGTCAACTTCACGATCAATCTGCTCAAGGAAAAAGATCTGAACGTTGCCGCGTCTGCGACGATTGTTTCGTGGGCCGAACGGGGAACGCCGATCGAGAACACACTGCTGCGAGATGCGTTACAGCAGGTGATAACAACGACAGACAACGCAGGTCTCAAGCAGCGGGCAGAACAGCAGTTGGAGCGGATCAGTGCTCAGGCGGCGCAGGAAGAGCAGGCGCTCGGGTTTCAGCCGCTGTACGATGGGAAAACATTTAACGGCTGGCATGGGAACGAGGAGATCTTCCGGATCGAAGATGGTGAGATCGTCGCCGGCAGCCTGACGGAGAAGGTCAAGCAGAACGAGTTTCTGCGTTCCGATAAAGAGTACGAAGACTTCGAGCTGATCCTGGAATTCAAGCTGCTGGGTGAGAAGACCAACGCGGGTGTGCAGATTCGTACCGCAGAGATCCCCGACGATCATGAAGTCAGTGGTTTCCAGGCGGACCTGGGGACCGGGTACTGGGGCTGCCTGTATGACGAATCGCGTCGACGGAAAATTCTGGCCGGTCCGCCCAAAGAGATTCGTGATCTGCCCGTTCGTATGAATGACTGGAACACGTATCGGATTCGCTGCCAGGGGCCGCGGATTCAGCTCTGGATCAACGGGGTGCAGACGGTCGATTATGTCGAACAAGACCCGCAGATTCCGCTGAAGGGAATCATCGCGCTGCAGATTCATGGGAACCTCGTGAACCAGGTGCACTATCGAAATGTGCGTTTGCGTGAGCTGTAA
- a CDS encoding Gfo/Idh/MocA family protein, producing the protein MTNSSALNRRDFIKTAAAASTVFSAPLIIPGTALGLNGTVAPSERIILGGIGIRRRGGYVLSHMLEQPDVQFVAIADVRADQRKTVKEMADKANGDQKCETYRDFRELLARDDIDAVLIATGDRWHATASMMAAEAGKDVYSEKPCAISIELARKLQQTIQRTGRVFQAGTQRRNVSNFAHAAHLAQSGQLGKIHTVHASIYQLIDRHDWLPAEPEPDPEVVDWNMWLGPAPWRPYNHAYVDGAWRGHYDFDSGAKLLDWGAHTLDICQWALEADDTMPVTYEPMDVPNDNVIECVYENGVKLVMRRNGWMGLGTCPVRFEGEEGWVETGDSGQTAVSSNRLRASLPSPSAIPGTSPKFHVRDFFNCVKTRSQPAANEDVMARSHIACHAAAIAWKLGRKLQFDPVKEEFVNDDEANRMRSRAMREPWTV; encoded by the coding sequence ATGACGAATTCCAGTGCGCTTAATCGTCGTGACTTTATTAAAACCGCTGCTGCCGCCAGCACGGTCTTTTCTGCCCCCCTGATCATTCCCGGCACCGCGCTGGGCCTGAACGGCACCGTTGCTCCCAGTGAGCGAATCATCCTGGGGGGAATCGGCATTCGTCGACGGGGTGGCTATGTGCTGAGCCACATGCTCGAACAGCCCGATGTGCAGTTTGTGGCGATCGCCGATGTGCGTGCGGATCAGCGGAAGACCGTAAAGGAAATGGCCGACAAAGCGAATGGCGATCAGAAATGCGAAACCTATCGCGATTTTCGCGAGCTGCTCGCGCGGGATGACATTGACGCTGTGTTGATTGCCACGGGGGACCGCTGGCACGCGACCGCTTCGATGATGGCTGCGGAAGCGGGGAAAGACGTGTATTCCGAGAAGCCGTGTGCGATTTCGATCGAACTGGCCCGCAAGCTGCAGCAGACGATTCAACGAACCGGCCGTGTATTCCAGGCGGGGACTCAGCGGCGGAATGTGTCGAACTTCGCGCATGCGGCGCACCTGGCGCAGTCCGGTCAGCTGGGGAAGATTCATACCGTACACGCTTCGATCTATCAGTTGATCGATCGTCACGACTGGCTGCCTGCGGAACCCGAACCCGATCCGGAAGTAGTCGACTGGAACATGTGGCTCGGCCCTGCACCGTGGCGTCCTTATAACCATGCCTATGTGGATGGTGCCTGGCGCGGTCATTACGATTTCGATTCCGGGGCCAAGCTGCTCGACTGGGGCGCGCATACGCTGGATATCTGCCAGTGGGCGCTGGAAGCGGATGACACGATGCCCGTGACCTATGAACCGATGGATGTGCCCAACGACAATGTGATCGAGTGCGTCTACGAAAACGGCGTGAAGCTGGTCATGCGGCGGAATGGCTGGATGGGTCTGGGAACCTGTCCGGTTCGTTTCGAAGGGGAAGAAGGCTGGGTCGAAACCGGCGACTCGGGACAGACGGCTGTTTCCTCGAACCGGTTGCGGGCCTCCCTGCCCTCGCCGAGTGCGATTCCGGGAACGTCGCCCAAGTTCCATGTACGTGATTTCTTTAACTGTGTGAAAACCCGTTCGCAGCCGGCTGCAAATGAAGACGTGATGGCCCGTTCGCACATCGCCTGCCACGCGGCCGCGATTGCCTGGAAGCTGGGTCGCAAACTGCAGTTCGACCCGGTCAAAGAAGAATTCGTGAATGACGATGAAGCGAACCGCATGCGGAGCCGCGCCATGCGGGAGCCGTGGACCGTTTAG